GTAGCAATAAGCATCATTAGACTACCCCAGATAACAGTAAAGATATATAATATCATAGGGAGGCCTGTAACAGTATGTAAAGGAGTATCAAGAAATACAAATCTAATAAGGTATAAGGCCCAACTAAATGCCCAGAGTCCTATATAGAGTTGACGGTATTGAATATACAAATAGCAATATATTAAAAAGACAGCAAAACTGGCCGCTAATGGATAAAGTATTGATAGCTCAGAGACACTCATCATTATCACCTTTTCCGATAAACTTAGAAGCCTTACCAAATACCTGTGCTATAATTACTATATAACATTTAATTCCATAAATTTGAAGTCTTTCCTGCTAAAGTTTGGAATATATGTAGAAATGTGACATAACTGTGTTCAAATTCAATTATAAATAACCATAAAAAAACAAGCCGTTTATGCGGCTTGTTTTTTTATGTTACTTTTGTTTAAATGAAATTATTTTCATTAGCTCTGCTAGTAAGAAGGCCACTGGTGATAATAGGGCAATGACTAGCCAATCGTTGAGTACTAATGTTTGGGTTTTGAAGATAGCCTGGAATGGTCCAACGGCGATCAGCATGAGGACGAATGATAGGGCTACTGCCATATTCATATACTTATTGCAGAATAATCCGGTTTTAAATACTGAGTAGTTTGTGGAGCGTGCAGAATAGGCGCAGAGGAGTTGGCTATTGATCAGGGTAATAAACGCAAAGGTACGGGCTGTCGTTAGATTTTCTCCATAGGCAAAGTATCCGTAGCCGAAGGCAGCTAGTACAGATGCGGTGATGGCCAAACTTTGCAGGATAATCATGGTTAAGGCCGGTCTGTTAATAATCGGCTCACTGGGATTACGGGGCGGGGTTTTCATGATATCATCTTCTTTTCGCTCCATGCCAAGTGCGAGAGCCGGGAAGGCATCGGTGACTAGATTAACCCAGAGCAGCTGGATGGGGAGCAGTGGAATTGGCCAACCCAACAGCATCGCAATAAAAATTACTAATACCTCTGATAAATTGCAAGACAATAAGAAGGCAATAAATTTGCGGATATTAGCGAATATAGTACGGCCTTCCTCAACAGCGGCAACAATTGTGGCAAAATTATCGTCAGTGACAACCATATCAGCTGTTTCCTTGGTAACGTCAGTGCCTGTGATACCCATAGCGACACCAATATCAGCTTTCTTTAAGGCAGGTGCATCATTAATTCCATCACCAGTCATGGCAACAATATGATTGTTGGCCTTTAAGGCTTCCACAATGGCTACTTTATTCTCTGGCGATACTCGAGCGAAGACGCTAATGGTTTGGACAGCCTGGCTCAGTTCGCTTTGCGTCAGATTATCGATTTGTTTGCCTGTCATGGATTGTTCTTTGCTGCTAATAATCCCAAGGTCTAAAGCAATAGCCTGTGCCGTGTCTTGATGATCCCCGGTAATCATGATGGGGCGGATTCCGGCTGTGGTACAAATTCTTACTGCTTCACGGGCTTCGCTGCGGGGCGGATCAATCATGCCAACCAGACCGATTAATATTAGGTCATCTTCAACTTGATCAGGACTGGTTTCGTTCGGTATCTCTGGAAAGCGGCGGCAGGCTACTGCCAAAACCCGCAAGGCTTGAGCAGCCAAGTCATGATTGATTTTTTGGAACTTTGCAATTTCATCAGCATCGAGAGGCTGAATCTGATCGGCAGTCATGATTCCTGTACAACGGCTGATTAATATATCTGGTGCGCCTTTCGTGAAGGCTAAGTAGGATTGATCTGCCTGATGAATGGTTGTCATCATTTTACGGCCTGAGTCAAAGGGTAATTCCTTTATGCGTGGAAATTCGCTGGTAACCATATCTAGGGTAAGGCCAGCTTTAGCCGCTGCGGTTAATAAAGCGCCTTCTGTTGGATCACCGACAATTCCCCAGTTTTTTGTATTCGGGTTCAGCATAAGCTTGGCGTCATTGCACAGGATTATTCCTTGCAGCAGCATCCTTAAGTCCTGGTCGGAGATAATTTCAGCCCGGATATTGTTAAGACGAATTTCGCCTTGAGGGTCATAGCCTTCACCACTTAACTCATACATTTTACCATTCACGTAAGCTTTGGTTACTGTCATTTGATTCTGCGTCAGAGTGCCGGTTTTGTCGGAGCAGATTACCGTTATACTTCCTAAGGTCTCTACGGCATGAAGCTTTCGGATAATGCTGTTTTTGCGGGCCATCCGCTGCATTCCAAGGGCCAGTACAATGGTAACAACTGCTGGAAGGCCTTCGGGGATTGCTGCTACTGCAAGGCTGATTGCTGTCATTAGCATGAGCTGCAGTTCTTGAGCTGTTAAGTTACCAGCGCGTAGAGCATTGTAAATGCCAAGGAAGAAAACTAACGTACAGACAGCCAGGCAGGCAAAGCCTAATGTTTTGCTGAAATCGGCTAATTTTCTCTGCAGCGGGGTTACTTCCTTTTCACCAGTTTGCAGCATGTTGGCAATTTTGCCGATTTCGGTTTGCATGCCGGTCTCAACCACAATACCTTTAGCACGGCCATAGGTGACCAAAGTGCTCATAAAGGCCATATTGTATCTATCCGCTAACGGTACATCGCCTTCAATCGGTGAGGCTGTTTTTTCCACAGGTACTGATTCACCGGTTAGTGAAGCTTCTTCGACTTTTAAACTAAAGGTCTCGAGAATTCTAAGATCGGCAGGAATTCGGTCACCTGCTTCAACAAGTACGACATCACCAGGCACCAGTTCCCGGGCGGGAATACTGATCAAGGTTCCATTGCGAAGCACTTTACTGTTTGGGGCACTCATTTGCTTTAAGGCAGCCAGTGCTTTTTCTGCTTTTGTTTCTTGCACGATCCCCAGTACGGCATTCAGGAGTACAATGATTAAGATCGCAATTGAATCAACGGCTTCTCCCAGAAATGCCGATATGATACTGGCAGCAATTAGGATTAGTACCAGGAAATCTTTAAATTGCCCTATAAATTTACTAAAGAGGCTTTCGCGCTCTTTTTCTTTTAATTCATTGTAGCCATGTATTTGAAGGAGCTCAGTGGCCTTCTCAGTTGAGAGGCCGGCAGACAGATTGGATTGAAGTTCCTGGAGTGTCTGTTCTTGAGGTTTATTGAACCAGCTGGTTTTCAAACGATCATCCTCCCACTCTTATTATGCTGAATACTTCTTATAGGATAATTATTCTATATATGGGTTT
This portion of the Sporomusaceae bacterium FL31 genome encodes:
- a CDS encoding ATPase, which encodes MKTSWFNKPQEQTLQELQSNLSAGLSTEKATELLQIHGYNELKEKERESLFSKFIGQFKDFLVLILIAASIISAFLGEAVDSIAILIIVLLNAVLGIVQETKAEKALAALKQMSAPNSKVLRNGTLISIPARELVPGDVVLVEAGDRIPADLRILETFSLKVEEASLTGESVPVEKTASPIEGDVPLADRYNMAFMSTLVTYGRAKGIVVETGMQTEIGKIANMLQTGEKEVTPLQRKLADFSKTLGFACLAVCTLVFFLGIYNALRAGNLTAQELQLMLMTAISLAVAAIPEGLPAVVTIVLALGMQRMARKNSIIRKLHAVETLGSITVICSDKTGTLTQNQMTVTKAYVNGKMYELSGEGYDPQGEIRLNNIRAEIISDQDLRMLLQGIILCNDAKLMLNPNTKNWGIVGDPTEGALLTAAAKAGLTLDMVTSEFPRIKELPFDSGRKMMTTIHQADQSYLAFTKGAPDILISRCTGIMTADQIQPLDADEIAKFQKINHDLAAQALRVLAVACRRFPEIPNETSPDQVEDDLILIGLVGMIDPPRSEAREAVRICTTAGIRPIMITGDHQDTAQAIALDLGIISSKEQSMTGKQIDNLTQSELSQAVQTISVFARVSPENKVAIVEALKANNHIVAMTGDGINDAPALKKADIGVAMGITGTDVTKETADMVVTDDNFATIVAAVEEGRTIFANIRKFIAFLLSCNLSEVLVIFIAMLLGWPIPLLPIQLLWVNLVTDAFPALALGMERKEDDIMKTPPRNPSEPIINRPALTMIILQSLAITASVLAAFGYGYFAYGENLTTARTFAFITLINSQLLCAYSARSTNYSVFKTGLFCNKYMNMAVALSFVLMLIAVGPFQAIFKTQTLVLNDWLVIALLSPVAFLLAELMKIISFKQK